TCGGTGCTGACCGACGAGCAGTTCTTCAAGGGCTCGATGGCCTACCTGCGCGCGGCGCGCGCCGCCTGCTCGCTGCCGGTGCTGCGCAAGGACTTCATCGTCGACGCCTACCAGGTGTGGGAGGCGCGGGCCAACGGCGCGGACTGCATCCTGCTGATCGCGGCCTGCTTGTCCGACGCGCAGATGGCCGAGTTCGAGGCGATCGCGCAGGCGCTCGAGATGGACGTGCTGGTCGAGGTGCACGACGGTGCCGAGCTGGACCGGGCGCTCGCGCTGAAGACGCCGCTCGTCGGCATCAACAACCGGAACCTGCGCAGCTTCGAGGTCTCGCTCGACACCACGGTCGGCCTGCTCGACCGGATCCCGGCCGACCGGCTGGTGGTGACCGAGAGCGGCATCCTGGCGCCGGCCGACGTCGCGCGGATGCGCAGCGCCGGCGTGAACGCCTTCCTGGTCGGCGAGGCCTTCATGCGCGCCCCCGAGCCGGGGCAGGCGCTGGCCGGGCTGTTCGCCTGACCGCCTCCTGCCCTACCGCTGGCGCCGGCGGCTCGTGCCGCTAGGCTCGCCGGCCAGCCAGCCCGACAGCAGCCGGCGGGCAGCCGCGCCGGCCTTCGGGTCGGCGCTGAGCACCGCCTCGGTCGGCGCGGCAGGCGCAGGGCGCAACTCGAACTCGCGCAGCTCGTCGCGCCGGAAGGCGTGCACCCTGAGCGGCGCGCCGGCCTCGCGGCGCTCGAACAGCGCCTTCAGCGCGCGCTCGTCGGCGATCCGCAGGCCGTCGAGCGCCACCAGCGTGTCGCCGGCAGACAGGCCGGCCCGGTGCGCGGGGCCGCCGAGCAGCACCTGCGAGAGCTGCACCGCGCCGTCGCGCATCGCGAGCTTGGCGCCGATCGTCGCGCCGGCGTGGTCGGCGGCGCGCATCGCCACGCCGATGCCCAGCTTCTTCAGCAGCGACGAGATCGGC
This genomic window from Zeimonas sediminis contains:
- the trpC gene encoding indole-3-glycerol phosphate synthase TrpC, yielding MAADILEKIVAVKRDEVAAASRVRPLAGIRAAAEAAGAALPVRGFERALRAKIAAGRAAVIAEIKKASPSKGVLREDFDPPAIAASYERGGAACLSVLTDEQFFKGSMAYLRAARAACSLPVLRKDFIVDAYQVWEARANGADCILLIAACLSDAQMAEFEAIAQALEMDVLVEVHDGAELDRALALKTPLVGINNRNLRSFEVSLDTTVGLLDRIPADRLVVTESGILAPADVARMRSAGVNAFLVGEAFMRAPEPGQALAGLFA